The genomic DNA CTGCCCCGACCCGCAGCTCATCAAATCTCACATTGACGAACGGCTTGGCGCATCCGGCCAGCAGGAGTGGGAAACAAAAACCTTCTGGGGCGATGACGACGACCCGTTACCGGCAACATTCTGGACAGACCTGACTATAAAGAGCCTGTTCCCGCAGCCCAAGGCGCTCATTGTCCGCCGCGCCCATGCGCTCAAGGCCGAGCAGTGGGACAAGCTCGATGCCGGGGTTAAAGGGCTGTCCAACGAGATATTCCCGATCTTCTGCCTTGAAGGCCAATGGAAGACCAAAAAAGCGCCGGTCCCGGCCACGCTGGCCCGCCGCAACCTGTTCAAAAAGGCGAAAAAGGAAAACTGGATATGGGAGTCTCCGGGGCTTGACCAGAACACCCTCGGCGCGTTTGTCCGCGACTGGGCCGCACAAAACGGCATCACGTTCGAACGGGGGGCCGATCGCGCCCTTATCATGGCCCTGCCCACGGATGCCGTGGCCGCACGCCTTGAACTCGGCAAGATGGAACTG from uncultured Pseudodesulfovibrio sp. includes the following:
- a CDS encoding DNA polymerase III subunit delta; translated protein: MNRPKYLFLVCPDPQLIKSHIDERLGASGQQEWETKTFWGDDDDPLPATFWTDLTIKSLFPQPKALIVRRAHALKAEQWDKLDAGVKGLSNEIFPIFCLEGQWKTKKAPVPATLARRNLFKKAKKENWIWESPGLDQNTLGAFVRDWAAQNGITFERGADRALIMALPTDAVAARLELGKMELAAGDAKTVTRDHVDLIPNTGEMAFFDLMDALGKPGAEAAVWKRVIDDHSKSSKDQMLFNLIGFLASQARMYGQIVSGEKVKGNPYVIKRKTPIAKRLGRQGVARMIDLALDAEFSIKTGARKYEEVMDILIAGLIDLFQPKQQARRY